Genomic DNA from Brassica rapa cultivar Chiifu-401-42 chromosome A04, CAAS_Brap_v3.01, whole genome shotgun sequence:
GCTGATTCGATTCTTGTGTAAGTTGAATCTCTCTGCGACTGAAGAAGAAACAAGTTGAGATTTTACTCATAAACCTTCTAATTCGTGGGCCTCAAGAAACACCCACCCACACAAGCACATTCTTGTCTGAAGAACAAGTAATGTGATCATTACAAATCtttatgagattgatgattTTACCTGGTCTTCGGATCCACCAGGGGTTTGAAGGGCTTGCCGGTTAAATCTCTGAACATTGTAAAGCTCAACTATTCTGTCATAGTTCTCACCCCACCACCTCTGAGCTTGCCACTTGTCAAACACCTCCCGGCTTCAACAAAGACACAAGTAAACTGTTAGcatcattcaaaatcattttACGTCATGAAGTATTAATATACCTGAAACGTATCCGTTTAAGATCATTTCCTCCACTAGGAAGTGAGACGAATGTAATGTGAACACCAGGCTCTACTTGAGCCACCCACTCTTTTGGCTCGTCATCCTCTGGTACCACATCACACGACTGAGCAGAGACTGATTCGCGTTCACCGGCATACATTGATGTGAATCTTGAATCTGCCCGTTCAACTTGATGGTGAGAGGAGCTTGGGACGTCCCAAGCAGGAGTGGAACTAGTGCTTCCACCACCCATATAAGGGTATGGAACACTATCAGATGCAGTGTCCAGATCCGGATACTTTCTCTGCTCTTTCCCCAAGCTGCTGCTTGAGGAGCCGGAGGGTGGCTTGGATTTTTTAGAAGCACCAGAAATTTTTGACGCCATATCTTTGATCTGCATAGCATTCGTACCCAAGAAGTCAATTAAAGTAAAATCTTAAACATATTGTTGGACAGAGCATCAATAAAGCTAGAAGatc
This window encodes:
- the LOC103865461 gene encoding protein Brevis radix-like 1, giving the protein MFTCINCTKMVDRDEEDEDVARGSTTPNTKEAVKSLTTQIKDMASKISGASKKSKPPSGSSSSSLGKEQRKYPDLDTASDSVPYPYMGGGSTSSTPAWDVPSSSHHQVERADSRFTSMYAGERESVSAQSCDVVPEDDEPKEWVAQVEPGVHITFVSLPSGGNDLKRIRFSREVFDKWQAQRWWGENYDRIVELYNVQRFNRQALQTPGGSEDQSQRDSTYTRIESARESRDWTPRNNYRPPGGSSIPHHFYGPPMDAARTTTSSRDEPPSLSNSSEMQAEWVEEDEPGVYITIRQLPDGTRELRRVRFSRERFGEVHAKTWWEQNRDRIQTQYL